Proteins co-encoded in one Amia ocellicauda isolate fAmiCal2 chromosome 11, fAmiCal2.hap1, whole genome shotgun sequence genomic window:
- the ndufs5 gene encoding NADH dehydrogenase [ubiquinone] iron-sulfur protein 5: MPFVDLQGKLGLTLDRWILAQSGEQPYRRAARCHAFEKEWIECGHGLGLTRARQECRLEYEDFYECMHRQKTHKRLYEIRAQKEKLMKEGKYTPPDHHTGKEDQRP; encoded by the exons ATGCCGTTCGTTGACCTCCAGGGGAAGCTGGGCTTGACCCTGGATCGCTGGATCCTGGCACAGAGCGGGGAGCAGCCGTACCGGCGTGCGGCGCGCTGCCATGCCTTCGAGAAGGAGTGGATCGAGTGTGGGCACGGCCTGGGCCTGACCCGCGCCCGCCAGGAGTGCCGGCTGGAGTATGAGGACTTCTACGAGTGCATGCACCGCCAGAAGACG CACAAGCGTCTATATGAGATCCGCGCACAGAAGGAGAAACTGATGAAGGAGGGGAAGTACACTCCCCCGGACCATCACACAGGCAAGGAGGACCAACGGCCCTGA